From the Pyrinomonadaceae bacterium genome, one window contains:
- a CDS encoding tetratricopeptide repeat protein: MVLDKAKTLRTAEKYLESGKIAAAIKEYCQIVAVDADDFTALNMLGDLYTRVGNTAEAITCFRRIAEHYREQGFGLKAIAMYKKIDRLQPNDIEIATDLADLYAQQDLIVEARAHYLAVVDAHNRAGSAQSALETLRKIADLDPQNTQIRTKLADGYLNLGSKIEAAECFAEAGQALVARGACDEALEVFGRALVIQPDDYATLKGMLAAHSARGTADEAAELIEEALKSNREDRELLMLLADAYFEAEEPEQAERAIASLVGGEPGSYLRFTEVARLYVRQNKIAEAVSVVAKITEQMLAERQHQQLLGLIDELLASDADNVQALRLVARAHWWLRDMDGLKASLERLAEAAQTQDLTEDERYALTQLTRLDPAQQEHVARLNELGGAIEEEVVEALPKFEMVVEREQMPVVSAEEFVLNSEEAVPVSDETVFDWNPVAEVSEEPTAPADPEIETGFNFESIVAQELPNTTSETATEQPAEEDRIAAMLRQELESVDFYIAQGYVDIAVDTLELLEQQCGAHPDIVSRREQINQLQTGAVPETNASPVIEHGEVMITNDLDIEPTAPTPEPEISLNVPIAAAPEKEAEPVAIGIDAGLAEIFEEYRASSEKEGDAATNGDYETHYNLGLAYKDMDLFEDALEEFQMAANLSSPADGTGRYLQCCNLLGHCFVQTGAPEVAVKWFAKGLGAANASDEERMALTYEIGAAYEQAGDLHHALESFTEVYGNNVSYRNVKERLKTLKARLGEKSTIASPVSHSEHLVN; the protein is encoded by the coding sequence ATGGTTCTTGATAAAGCAAAGACTCTGCGCACAGCCGAGAAGTATCTCGAATCGGGAAAGATCGCGGCTGCGATAAAAGAATACTGCCAGATCGTTGCCGTTGATGCGGATGACTTTACGGCGCTCAACATGTTGGGCGATCTGTATACGCGCGTCGGCAACACAGCGGAAGCGATAACCTGTTTCCGTCGCATCGCTGAACATTACCGCGAACAGGGATTCGGTCTGAAAGCGATCGCGATGTACAAGAAGATCGATCGTTTACAGCCCAACGACATCGAGATCGCTACGGACCTGGCCGACCTTTACGCGCAACAGGATCTGATCGTGGAAGCGCGCGCTCACTATCTCGCAGTTGTCGACGCCCACAATCGCGCGGGCTCAGCGCAAAGCGCGTTGGAAACACTCAGGAAGATTGCCGACCTCGATCCGCAGAACACACAGATTCGCACGAAGCTGGCCGACGGCTATCTCAACCTGGGATCAAAAATAGAAGCGGCAGAATGTTTCGCTGAAGCCGGTCAGGCGCTGGTCGCGCGTGGAGCCTGCGACGAAGCCCTCGAAGTTTTTGGCCGGGCTTTGGTCATCCAGCCCGATGATTACGCGACTCTCAAGGGGATGCTCGCGGCCCATAGCGCACGTGGTACCGCCGACGAGGCTGCGGAGCTGATTGAGGAAGCACTCAAGAGCAACCGCGAAGACCGCGAGCTGTTGATGTTATTGGCCGACGCGTATTTCGAAGCGGAAGAGCCGGAACAAGCTGAGCGTGCGATTGCCTCATTAGTCGGGGGCGAGCCGGGTTCGTACTTGCGCTTCACGGAAGTGGCGCGCCTGTACGTGCGTCAAAACAAGATTGCTGAGGCAGTGAGCGTCGTCGCGAAGATCACTGAGCAGATGCTGGCCGAACGCCAGCATCAGCAATTGTTGGGGCTGATTGACGAACTGCTGGCCAGCGACGCCGACAACGTTCAGGCATTGCGTCTCGTGGCGCGCGCCCACTGGTGGCTGCGCGATATGGACGGACTTAAGGCCTCGCTCGAGCGGTTGGCGGAAGCAGCACAGACTCAGGATCTCACTGAAGACGAGCGCTACGCTCTGACACAACTCACGCGACTGGATCCGGCCCAGCAGGAACATGTCGCCAGGCTGAACGAACTTGGCGGCGCCATCGAAGAAGAAGTGGTTGAGGCCTTGCCGAAGTTCGAAATGGTTGTCGAGCGAGAGCAGATGCCTGTGGTATCAGCGGAAGAGTTTGTCTTGAACTCAGAGGAGGCCGTTCCTGTCAGCGACGAAACAGTTTTTGACTGGAACCCGGTAGCCGAAGTCTCAGAGGAGCCAACGGCGCCCGCCGACCCCGAGATCGAAACCGGCTTTAACTTTGAAAGCATCGTTGCCCAGGAGCTGCCCAACACGACGTCTGAAACGGCGACCGAACAGCCTGCCGAGGAAGACCGTATCGCCGCAATGCTGCGACAGGAGTTGGAAAGCGTCGATTTCTACATCGCGCAAGGCTACGTCGACATAGCGGTTGATACATTGGAGTTGCTGGAACAGCAATGCGGTGCCCACCCGGACATCGTTTCGCGGCGCGAGCAGATCAATCAGCTTCAGACCGGGGCAGTTCCGGAGACAAACGCATCGCCCGTTATCGAGCACGGCGAAGTGATGATCACAAACGACCTCGACATCGAGCCGACAGCACCGACGCCCGAGCCTGAAATTTCACTCAATGTGCCGATAGCCGCTGCGCCAGAGAAGGAAGCCGAGCCCGTGGCTATAGGCATCGACGCAGGCTTGGCGGAAATCTTCGAAGAATACCGCGCGTCGAGTGAAAAAGAAGGCGATGCGGCCACAAATGGCGACTACGAAACACACTACAACCTGGGACTCGCGTACAAGGACATGGATTTGTTCGAAGACGCGCTCGAAGAATTTCAGATGGCCGCGAATCTCTCGTCGCCGGCAGACGGCACGGGGCGCTATCTGCAATGCTGCAACCTGCTGGGACATTGTTTCGTGCAGACCGGAGCGCCCGAAGTGGCCGTCAAATGGTTTGCGAAAGGCTTGGGCGCCGCGAACGCCTCAGACGAAGAGCGCATGGCGCTGACGTACGAGATTGGGGCTGCTTATGAACAAGCCGGCGATTTGCATCACGCCCTGGAATCATTTACCGAAGTTTACGGAAATAACGTTTCATACCGGAACGTGAAAGAGCGGCTGAAGACATTGAAGGCGCGCCTTGGCGAAAAGAGCACGATTGCGTCACCTGTCAGTCACTCAGAGCACCTGGTCAACTGA
- a CDS encoding class I SAM-dependent methyltransferase, producing MTTKSPKELAFLHDLYVAPDWGERFAELVDAHVKLPKEGRALYVAAGTGSHALALKERAGEKLQLLCVDESDECLELARAKGAAINEKTEFQRATPSSLPQADDQFDLVLGNTSMTRPGDLRVILSELVRVAAPGGTVAFWLPTAASFGEFFSIFWEALLNAELEDHGVDVEHMITELPTASETEKLAQSEGLDAVQSWTAVEEFDYDSAEQFLNSPLMTDFLLPGWLGSVPEAAKERVIEELARIIDEERHSGAFVLSLKATLVVGKKGRVQ from the coding sequence ATGACAACCAAGTCACCAAAGGAACTCGCTTTTCTTCACGACCTCTACGTCGCGCCGGATTGGGGCGAACGCTTCGCCGAGCTTGTCGATGCACACGTCAAGCTGCCGAAGGAAGGACGCGCGCTTTACGTCGCGGCGGGGACCGGTAGTCACGCGCTGGCTTTGAAGGAGCGCGCGGGAGAAAAGCTCCAACTCCTGTGCGTTGATGAAAGCGACGAGTGTCTCGAGTTGGCCCGCGCCAAAGGCGCCGCGATAAACGAGAAGACGGAGTTCCAGCGCGCAACGCCGTCGTCACTGCCACAGGCCGACGATCAGTTCGATTTGGTTTTGGGGAATACGTCTATGACGCGGCCGGGAGATCTGCGCGTTATCTTGTCAGAACTGGTGCGCGTCGCTGCGCCAGGCGGAACGGTCGCATTTTGGCTTCCGACGGCCGCCAGCTTCGGCGAATTCTTTTCAATTTTTTGGGAGGCTTTGCTCAATGCGGAGCTTGAAGACCACGGTGTCGATGTCGAACACATGATCACCGAGCTGCCGACTGCATCAGAGACTGAAAAGCTCGCGCAAAGCGAAGGGCTGGACGCTGTGCAGTCGTGGACGGCGGTCGAGGAGTTCGACTATGACTCAGCCGAGCAGTTTTTGAACTCGCCTTTGATGACGGATTTCCTGTTGCCGGGTTGGCTCGGTTCAGTTCCGGAAGCGGCGAAAGAACGGGTGATCGAGGAACTCGCGAGAATCATCGACGAAGAACGCCACAGCGGCGCGTTTGTCTTAAGCCTGAAAGCTACGTTAGTGGTAGGAAAAAAGGGGCGGGTCCAATAA
- a CDS encoding HNH endonuclease, producing MNARVLVLNASFEPINVCTERRAVVMIFKGVARMEEHNGHMLHSQRIEMHAPSVIRLTEYRHIPFERRSLSRKNILLRDHSCCQYCGKQFSPAELTLDHITPRSRGGESSWDNLVACCKRCNHRKGNRTPEESGMHLLRRPRAFSLHVNRQIMRYIGRADEVWRKYLFYESDGHSALCVRE from the coding sequence ATGAACGCGCGCGTCCTGGTCCTGAATGCTTCGTTCGAGCCGATCAATGTTTGCACTGAGCGGCGCGCGGTAGTCATGATCTTTAAAGGCGTGGCGCGCATGGAAGAGCACAACGGCCACATGCTGCACTCGCAGAGAATCGAGATGCATGCGCCGTCGGTGATTCGCCTGACCGAATACCGGCACATTCCTTTTGAGCGACGCTCGCTGTCGCGCAAGAACATTCTGCTGCGCGATCATTCGTGCTGCCAGTATTGCGGCAAGCAGTTTTCGCCGGCGGAACTGACTCTGGATCACATCACTCCGCGTTCGCGCGGCGGTGAATCGTCCTGGGACAATCTGGTGGCGTGCTGCAAACGCTGCAATCACCGGAAAGGCAATCGCACGCCGGAAGAGTCCGGGATGCACCTGCTGCGGCGACCGCGCGCGTTTTCACTGCACGTGAATCGGCAAATCATGCGCTACATCGGTCGCGCTGACGAGGTTTGGCGGAAGTACCTGTTCTACGAATCTGACGGCCACAGCGCGTTGTGCGTGCGCGAATAA
- the pip gene encoding prolyl aminopeptidase — protein MAETRNLYPPIEPFDSGHLKVSDTHNIYYEQCGNPKGKPVVFLHGGPGGGLIPEYRQFHDPDRYRVVLFDQRGAGKSTPHASLEENTTWDLVADIEKLRAHLGIDKWQVFGGSWGSTLALAYAETHPDRVTELVLRGIFLCRPKEIKWFYQEGTSWLFADVWEEYLKVIPEDERHDLVSAYYRRLTGKDEEEKVAAARAWSIWEGSTSKLFFDPASIERFADPEFALAFARIECHYFMNNCFFPTENFLIENVGKIRHIPGVIVQGRYDVVCPMTSAWDLHRAWPEADLHITPDAGHSVLEPGNLSALIEATDRFRK, from the coding sequence ATGGCTGAAACAAGAAATCTCTACCCTCCGATTGAACCATTCGATTCGGGACACTTGAAGGTCTCGGACACTCATAACATCTACTACGAGCAGTGCGGGAATCCCAAAGGCAAGCCGGTCGTGTTTCTGCACGGCGGGCCCGGCGGCGGGTTGATTCCCGAATATCGACAGTTTCACGATCCCGACCGCTACCGCGTGGTGCTGTTCGATCAGCGTGGCGCGGGTAAGAGCACGCCCCACGCGTCGCTTGAAGAGAACACGACGTGGGACCTCGTGGCTGATATCGAAAAGCTGCGCGCGCATCTTGGGATCGACAAGTGGCAGGTGTTCGGCGGTTCGTGGGGCAGCACGCTGGCCTTGGCTTATGCCGAGACGCATCCCGATCGAGTGACCGAGTTAGTGCTGCGTGGCATCTTTCTCTGCCGGCCGAAAGAGATCAAGTGGTTTTATCAGGAAGGCACAAGCTGGTTATTCGCCGACGTTTGGGAAGAGTATCTGAAAGTCATTCCGGAAGATGAGCGCCACGACCTGGTGAGCGCCTACTACCGGCGACTCACCGGCAAGGATGAAGAAGAGAAGGTGGCGGCGGCGCGCGCGTGGAGCATCTGGGAAGGCAGTACGTCCAAACTCTTTTTCGACCCGGCTTCGATCGAAAGGTTCGCCGATCCGGAGTTCGCGTTGGCCTTTGCCCGCATCGAGTGTCATTACTTCATGAACAATTGTTTCTTTCCAACGGAAAATTTCCTGATTGAGAACGTCGGAAAGATTCGGCATATTCCCGGTGTCATCGTGCAGGGCCGCTATGACGTCGTCTGTCCGATGACAAGCGCCTGGGATCTGCATCGTGCGTGGCCTGAAGCGGATCTGCACATCACGCCCGACGCTGGTCACTCAGTCCTGGAGCCCGGCAACCTGAGCGCGTTGATTGAGGCGACGGATCGGTTCCGAAAATAG
- the thiE gene encoding thiamine phosphate synthase, with amino-acid sequence MRFDLSKPILYLITRGASTEATTPRSPEFRQILAQVSAAVAAGLELIQLREKRLTARVLFELTQQSVALTRGSATRLLVNDRADVAAAAGADGVHLTTHSIDAGTVRRTFGKDFLIGVSTHSLAKAEVANEDGADFVVFGPVFATSSKENYGPPAGLGNLESVANHLTPFPVLALGGVEVTNARECLRAGASGIAGISLFAEPDRIGEVVGKLRSE; translated from the coding sequence ATGAGATTCGACCTGTCCAAACCGATCCTTTATCTGATTACCCGCGGCGCAAGCACGGAAGCGACGACGCCCCGGAGTCCTGAGTTCAGGCAAATCCTCGCCCAAGTGTCCGCGGCGGTTGCTGCCGGCCTCGAACTAATTCAACTGAGAGAAAAGCGTCTGACGGCGCGTGTTCTGTTTGAGTTGACTCAGCAGAGCGTGGCGCTGACGCGTGGGTCGGCGACGCGTTTGTTGGTGAATGATCGCGCTGACGTCGCCGCGGCGGCTGGCGCTGACGGCGTTCATTTGACGACGCATTCAATCGACGCTGGGACAGTCCGCCGCACGTTCGGGAAAGATTTCCTGATCGGTGTGTCAACGCACTCGCTTGCCAAGGCCGAAGTTGCGAACGAAGATGGCGCCGACTTTGTCGTCTTCGGTCCCGTGTTCGCGACATCGTCGAAAGAAAACTACGGCCCGCCGGCCGGACTCGGAAACTTAGAAAGTGTAGCCAATCATCTGACGCCATTTCCGGTACTGGCGCTCGGTGGAGTTGAGGTGACGAATGCGCGCGAGTGTTTGCGAGCCGGCGCGAGCGGCATTGCTGGAATCAGTCTTTTTGCAGAACCTGACAGAATCGGTGAGGTCGTTGGGAAGCTGCGGAGCGAATGA
- a CDS encoding peptidylprolyl isomerase, translated as MANRTAVIETNKGTIKFELLEEDAPKTTENFRLLAEKGYYDGIIFHRCINGFMIQGGDPTGTGRGGASAWGGKFDDEINPSSEVYKRGYKAGTVAMANAGPNTNGSQFFIMHVDYPLPPSYSIFGRVTEGQDVVNAIATTKTASGDRPVEEVRMEKVTIE; from the coding sequence ATGGCAAATCGCACTGCAGTTATTGAGACCAACAAGGGGACTATTAAATTCGAACTGCTGGAAGAGGACGCACCCAAAACGACTGAGAATTTTCGCTTGCTCGCGGAAAAGGGTTATTACGACGGCATTATTTTTCATCGTTGTATCAACGGCTTCATGATTCAAGGCGGCGATCCGACGGGTACCGGACGCGGCGGCGCGTCGGCGTGGGGCGGAAAATTCGATGATGAAATCAATCCTTCATCAGAAGTTTACAAACGCGGCTACAAAGCCGGGACGGTAGCCATGGCTAACGCCGGCCCGAACACCAACGGCTCACAGTTCTTCATCATGCACGTAGATTATCCGCTGCCGCCGAGCTATTCGATCTTTGGCCGCGTGACCGAAGGTCAGGATGTGGTGAACGCGATTGCGACTACAAAGACTGCCTCAGGCGATCGGCCGGTGGAGGAAGTGCGGATGGAGAAAGTTACGATCGAATAA
- the thiD gene encoding bifunctional hydroxymethylpyrimidine kinase/phosphomethylpyrimidine kinase: MTTLEQSKPVVLTIAGFDPSGGAGIIADIRTIESFGCTAVAAITSVTFQNAEEFFGANHQSADSVRAQVEAIIGATTIAAVKIGMLPTSEVVRAVAQLIREKKLPAPLIDPVIESTSGGKLMEDDAFEVFVTELLPLARVVTPNIPEAEKLAGMNIRDEDEMRQAAARIRELGALAVLIKGGHLVQQRSDIRGQRSERTERAAVDLLDDNGQETILRSEWIEAPNVRGTGCMLSSAIAAGLAQGAELEESVAAAKRFVTARIRGSN, encoded by the coding sequence ATGACGACTCTTGAACAATCTAAACCTGTAGTGCTGACGATCGCCGGCTTCGATCCGTCCGGCGGCGCGGGAATCATCGCCGACATCCGGACGATTGAATCGTTCGGCTGCACCGCCGTGGCCGCAATCACCTCAGTGACTTTTCAGAACGCCGAGGAGTTCTTCGGCGCGAATCATCAGTCGGCTGATTCTGTGCGCGCACAGGTCGAAGCGATCATCGGGGCGACGACAATTGCGGCAGTCAAAATCGGGATGCTCCCGACGTCCGAAGTCGTGCGCGCGGTGGCTCAACTCATTCGCGAGAAAAAGCTGCCCGCGCCCTTGATTGATCCGGTAATTGAGTCGACGAGCGGCGGCAAGTTAATGGAAGACGACGCTTTTGAAGTGTTCGTGACTGAACTATTACCGCTGGCGAGAGTAGTCACGCCAAACATTCCCGAAGCTGAAAAGCTTGCGGGCATGAACATTCGTGATGAAGACGAGATGCGGCAAGCGGCCGCGCGGATCCGCGAACTTGGCGCGCTGGCTGTGCTGATCAAAGGCGGCCACCTCGTGCAGCAGAGATCAGACATCAGAGGTCAGAGGTCAGAGCGAACTGAGCGAGCAGCGGTTGACCTTTTGGATGACAATGGTCAAGAGACCATTTTACGCAGCGAATGGATCGAAGCGCCGAACGTCCGCGGCACCGGCTGTATGCTGTCATCAGCGATCGCCGCGGGCCTGGCCCAAGGCGCTGAGTTAGAAGAATCCGTGGCCGCCGCCAAGCGCTTCGTTACCGCCCGAATCCGAGGTTCGAATTGA
- a CDS encoding nucleotidyltransferase family protein — protein sequence MFNHPKASAGRLIAQTLTGSWRTVPPPLELEAGKLSAITAQLLGAGVAGLAWRRVRNSHLKETPSAAELRSQYERNTVQAVIQRQGIESIIGALNSAGIESMLVKGLAAARLYGDEGLRPYVDADVCVAQRQIEAAQVALKELSGTGVTVDLHREFMTLGGGDWEAIYSRSQLVKLGESEVRIPSAEDHLRILSIHMLREGAWRPLWLCDVAAAVESRPANFDWNICVGQSRQTSNWINCALKLAHELLGAKITGTPAADDAKPLPQWLTGTVLREWATTAPSMTLRHRSPMASHLRSPRTLLPGFRHRWPNAIEGTIVSRALFNDLPRFPFQLTAYMMRGAHFALGLSRFQRDR from the coding sequence ATGTTCAATCACCCCAAAGCATCGGCTGGTCGATTGATAGCTCAAACGCTGACCGGCTCGTGGCGCACAGTTCCTCCTCCGTTAGAACTTGAAGCCGGCAAACTTTCGGCAATCACTGCGCAATTGTTGGGCGCTGGTGTGGCGGGGTTGGCATGGCGGCGTGTGCGTAATTCGCATCTCAAAGAAACTCCTTCAGCCGCTGAACTTCGCAGCCAATACGAGCGGAATACGGTTCAGGCCGTAATTCAGCGACAGGGAATTGAATCGATCATTGGCGCACTGAATTCCGCCGGTATCGAGTCGATGCTGGTGAAGGGCCTGGCGGCTGCGCGCCTCTACGGTGACGAAGGATTGAGACCTTACGTTGACGCTGATGTATGCGTCGCGCAACGGCAAATAGAAGCCGCGCAAGTCGCGTTGAAGGAATTGTCCGGCACCGGGGTGACGGTCGATCTGCACCGCGAGTTCATGACGCTCGGTGGCGGGGACTGGGAAGCCATCTACTCCCGCTCGCAGTTAGTGAAGCTTGGCGAGAGCGAAGTGCGTATTCCGAGCGCCGAAGATCACCTCCGCATATTGTCGATTCACATGCTGCGCGAGGGCGCGTGGCGGCCACTCTGGTTGTGCGATGTCGCGGCCGCAGTTGAATCAAGACCAGCCAATTTCGATTGGAACATTTGTGTGGGTCAAAGCCGGCAAACATCCAACTGGATAAACTGCGCGCTCAAGCTGGCGCATGAGTTACTTGGTGCGAAGATAACCGGCACGCCGGCGGCCGACGATGCGAAGCCTCTGCCGCAATGGCTCACCGGCACGGTGTTGAGAGAGTGGGCAACGACCGCGCCTTCCATGACCTTGAGGCACCGGTCACCGATGGCCAGTCACCTCCGTTCGCCCCGCACCCTGCTGCCCGGTTTTCGGCATCGCTGGCCCAATGCCATCGAAGGGACGATCGTCAGCCGCGCCCTGTTCAATGACCTGCCGCGGTTTCCGTTTCAGCTCACGGCGTACATGATGCGCGGCGCACACTTCGCGCTTGGGCTCTCGAGGTTTCAGCGCGATCGCTAA
- a CDS encoding replication-associated recombination protein A, with product MSEPNNTMAGSATAGPLADRMRPQELSEFVGQEHLVGEGRVLRRLIEGGGTLPSMIFWGPPGTGKTTLARLLADRTSANFVALSAVFSGVKELRGAIAQARLDRLRGNRTILFIDEIHRFNKAQQDALLPAVEDGTVTLIGATTENPSFEVISALLSRSRVLVLNPLSEEEVGTILDRAVSDEERGLANLHPQISDELIKRLAHLGGGDARVSLAALEAAVHSTKPDKDGTRVITNETLIEALGRTQFGYDKGGEEHYNLASALIKSLRNSDVNASLYWLARMIEGGADPVFIARRLCILASEDIGLADPQAMVQAAAAADIVQLIGMPEGLFPLAQATMYLARAPKSNTVLRAYSAAHADAVETSREPVPLHLRNAATPLMKHLGYGKDYRYVHSDTAAKDEMACLPEKLAGRVYFEDGETTKDNEQRAKGQAQSDKTKKS from the coding sequence ATGTCTGAGCCGAACAACACCATGGCAGGTTCGGCGACCGCTGGTCCGCTCGCGGATCGCATGCGCCCGCAGGAGTTGTCGGAGTTTGTCGGTCAGGAACATTTAGTCGGGGAAGGCCGAGTTCTGCGCCGGCTGATCGAGGGCGGTGGCACGCTGCCCTCGATGATCTTTTGGGGTCCGCCCGGCACGGGTAAGACGACGTTGGCGCGGCTGCTGGCGGATCGAACCAGCGCCAACTTTGTGGCTCTGTCCGCAGTCTTCTCTGGCGTGAAAGAGTTGCGTGGCGCCATTGCGCAGGCGCGACTCGATCGACTACGCGGCAACCGCACGATTCTTTTCATAGACGAGATTCATCGCTTCAACAAAGCGCAACAGGACGCGCTGCTGCCGGCCGTTGAAGACGGGACGGTGACGTTGATTGGGGCGACGACTGAGAATCCTTCATTCGAAGTAATCAGCGCGTTGCTGTCGCGTTCGCGCGTGCTGGTGTTAAACCCTCTAAGCGAAGAAGAGGTTGGAACGATTTTGGACCGTGCGGTTTCTGACGAAGAACGCGGACTAGCGAATCTTCATCCGCAGATTTCTGACGAATTGATTAAGCGCCTTGCGCACCTGGGCGGCGGAGATGCGCGCGTGTCGTTAGCAGCTTTGGAGGCGGCGGTTCATTCGACGAAGCCGGACAAAGACGGAACTCGCGTCATCACCAACGAGACACTAATCGAGGCTCTCGGCCGCACGCAGTTTGGTTACGATAAGGGCGGCGAAGAGCATTACAACCTCGCATCGGCACTCATTAAGTCGCTTCGTAACTCAGACGTAAACGCTTCCCTGTATTGGTTGGCCAGAATGATTGAAGGCGGCGCCGATCCCGTTTTCATCGCACGCCGTCTTTGCATTCTGGCTTCTGAAGACATCGGGCTCGCCGACCCGCAGGCCATGGTACAGGCTGCGGCCGCGGCGGACATTGTGCAGCTGATCGGCATGCCTGAAGGATTGTTTCCGTTAGCCCAAGCGACGATGTACCTCGCGCGCGCGCCCAAGTCGAATACCGTCCTGCGTGCTTATTCTGCGGCGCATGCTGACGCCGTTGAGACATCTCGCGAACCCGTGCCGTTGCATCTGCGTAATGCGGCGACGCCGCTGATGAAGCATCTTGGCTACGGCAAAGATTATCGGTACGTGCACAGCGATACGGCAGCGAAAGACGAGATGGCGTGCTTGCCGGAAAAATTGGCAGGTCGCGTGTATTTCGAAGACGGGGAAACCACAAAGGACAACGAGCAAAGAGCAAAGGGCCAAGCGCAAAGCGACAAGACCAAGAAGTCTTAG
- a CDS encoding ABC transporter permease: MISAQTARRAVWRPLWELPRRFDLIWSLAKRELAARYKGSVLGIVWAVLTPIVMIAIFTLLFAGVFKAKFNASDSQWDFALYLFCGLLPWNAFQEALNMSATAVVNRANLVKRVVFPLETLPVSQTVAAIANQMFGTVALLLGILLIRQELHWTMLYLPILLIPQLLVMLGGAWLLASLGVFIRDIVQGIGLVLMAWMYLTPIIYPETIVPEAYRPFINLNPFTPLVRSYRRIMLEGMAPDWAGLAYFSAFALIVFVFGYWWFARTRKNFADVV, from the coding sequence ATGATTTCCGCTCAGACTGCACGACGCGCCGTTTGGCGACCGCTGTGGGAATTGCCTCGACGATTCGACCTTATTTGGTCGCTCGCGAAGCGAGAGTTAGCGGCGCGCTACAAAGGATCAGTCCTCGGAATCGTCTGGGCAGTACTGACGCCGATCGTGATGATTGCGATCTTCACTCTCCTGTTCGCGGGAGTCTTCAAAGCCAAATTCAACGCCAGCGATTCGCAATGGGATTTCGCGCTGTACCTTTTCTGTGGTCTCTTGCCCTGGAATGCTTTTCAGGAAGCCCTCAACATGTCGGCGACTGCGGTGGTTAATCGCGCGAATCTGGTCAAAAGAGTTGTCTTCCCGCTTGAGACTTTGCCGGTCTCACAAACGGTGGCGGCCATCGCGAATCAAATGTTCGGCACGGTCGCTCTGCTACTCGGCATTCTGTTGATTCGTCAGGAACTGCATTGGACGATGCTTTACCTGCCCATCCTCTTAATTCCGCAGCTGCTCGTGATGCTCGGAGGCGCGTGGCTGCTGGCTTCGCTGGGCGTCTTCATTCGCGACATCGTGCAGGGAATTGGTCTCGTGCTGATGGCCTGGATGTACCTGACGCCGATCATTTATCCCGAAACGATCGTGCCTGAGGCTTACCGTCCCTTCATCAACCTCAATCCATTTACGCCGCTGGTTCGCAGTTACCGGCGCATTATGCTCGAGGGTATGGCCCCCGACTGGGCGGGGCTGGCATATTTTTCTGCCTTTGCGCTTATCGTCTTTGTCTTTGGTTACTGGTGGTTTGCGCGGACCCGCAAGAACTTCGCCGATGTGGTGTAA